From the genome of Halomonas sp. 1513, one region includes:
- a CDS encoding 23S rRNA (guanosine(2251)-2'-O)-methyltransferase RlmB: MAIHKRRKPSSRGNKAQPPGGLDAVYGVHAVRALLERGERPRELWVQEGGAAARLAELVDSAQQSGARLVSQPRELLDELAQGAAHQGIVAFCTPLAAEGEASLWLRLEAWPDGAPPPLLLILDGVTDVHNFGACLRSADAAGVDGVIVPKDKAAPLNATVRKVACGAAESVPVYQVTNLARAMAKLKALGVWITGTAGEADASLFEADFRGATALVMGAEGKGMRRLTREACDGLVKLPMAGSVSSLNVSVATGVCLFEAVRQRHQSAVLL; the protein is encoded by the coding sequence ATGGCGATACACAAGCGCCGCAAGCCGTCGTCGAGAGGCAATAAAGCCCAGCCCCCCGGCGGCCTGGATGCGGTCTACGGGGTACACGCGGTGCGTGCACTGCTCGAGCGCGGCGAGCGCCCCCGTGAGCTGTGGGTGCAGGAGGGCGGCGCCGCGGCACGCCTCGCCGAGCTGGTCGACAGCGCCCAGCAGAGCGGCGCGCGGCTGGTCAGCCAGCCCCGCGAGCTGCTCGATGAGCTGGCCCAGGGGGCGGCCCACCAAGGCATCGTTGCGTTCTGTACGCCGCTGGCCGCCGAGGGCGAGGCCTCTCTGTGGCTGCGCCTCGAGGCGTGGCCGGATGGCGCGCCGCCGCCGCTGCTGCTGATTCTCGACGGCGTCACCGATGTGCACAACTTCGGCGCCTGTCTGCGCAGCGCCGATGCCGCCGGCGTGGACGGCGTGATCGTACCCAAGGACAAGGCCGCGCCGCTCAACGCCACGGTGCGCAAGGTGGCCTGCGGCGCGGCGGAGAGCGTGCCGGTCTATCAGGTCACCAACCTGGCGCGGGCCATGGCCAAGCTCAAGGCGCTGGGGGTGTGGATCACCGGCACCGCCGGCGAGGCCGACGCCAGCCTGTTCGAGGCCGACTTTCGCGGCGCCACGGCGCTGGTGATGGGCGCCGAGGGCAAGGGCATGCGGCGCCTGACCCGCGAGGCCTGCGATGGGCTGGTCAAGCTGCCGATGGCCGGCAGCGTCTCCAGCCTCAACGTCTCGGTGGCCACTGGCGTCTGCCTGTTCGAGGCGGTGCGCCAGCGTCATCAGAGTGCCGTCTTGTTATAG